In Acidobacteriota bacterium, the sequence TCCGCCGACGCCGACGAGTGGTTCTGAAATTTTAGCCACGACCTTTCCGGTCTCTAAATTCCAGAGGCGAACAATTTGCGCGCCATCGCTATATCCGGCGGAAGCTGCATACTTTCCATCTCCGGTCATTTTCACGGAGGAAAGTGTTTTTTGATCATCATCCAACTCAAGCAGCTTCTGGTTGGTCGTCAGGTCAAACAATGTCAACGTCCCATTGAAATTTCCGCATAAGACTTTGCTGGCATCAGCGGAAAAATCCATATCAATAATGTTGTCAAAGCTGCCGTTGAGTTTGAGTTCACTGATGCCGCCACTGGCAGGGTTTCCACCGAGTGGCGGGGATGGCGAGGAAACTGGAGACGATCCAATCGGCGTGGTCCCCGACAGGCTGAAGGCAGGGAGCTTGTCCCTAAAAACCCACAGCGAGCCTCCGACAACCAGCCCTAAACTCACTAAAATAACAGTTGCCACGCCAAGCAGGAGCCCAATCGGAAAACTTCGCTGCGGAATCGGAACTCGCTCCGTGCCAGGTAAGCTGGCAATCAGGTGAGGTGGGGCCGCAGTTTGTCCGGCCATTGGTGGTGCTGGAACCGTCGGTATGGCATCAGGTACAACCTGGGTTGGTTGTGGGTGCGGTAAATTCGGATGTGAAGCGGCCAGCGGCAGTGTGTCGGTTCTCTTCTGAAGTGGAGTCGGCGGCGCCGTCGCTGACACCGTTTCTGCTTGGGAAAGGGGCCGGCCCGGCAATGAGACTGAATAGGCTGCTTTCCAGAGGGCTTCGCGCATTTCACGGGCGGAACGAAATCGTTCGTCCGGTTTTTTTCTCAGCGCCCGGTGAATAATGGCTTGCAGGGGTTCTGGAACATATGCCGGAAGCGGTTCCGGTTCCGCAAAAGCAACTTTGCCGACAATCGCCATAAAATCTCCGCCGGGAAAGGGAAAATTCCCGGTCAACAACTGGTAGGCCATCACTCCGACCGACCACAAATCCGATTGCTCCGACCGTTTTCCATCAAAAGATTCGGGGGACATATACAATGGCGTTCCAGACACAAGGCTGGCCGAACTGGTTGATTTGAGCACTCGGGCAATTCCGAAGTCCGCCAGTCGTGGAATATCCCCCTGCAATAAAATATTGGCTGGTTTGAGATCGCGGTGGATGATGCGCCGTTCGTGGAGGTGCTCCAATCCCTGCAAAATTCCATTGAGCAAGGTCACGGCAACGCCAACCGAAGGCGCTTTCCCACCGTGTCGTTCGAGCCAGTCATAGAGCGATCCGCCGGGAGCGTATTCGCTCACAATCACAATCTGTCCCTGAAACACATCCGCACTAATGATCGGCAAAATATTTGGATGACCCGACGCTTTGACCCAAATGGCGGCTTCGCGTTTGACGGCTTCAACGTCAATGTCTTCTTCAATCGGGAGTTTGAGCGCCACCTGGGTGGTGACGACTGATGTCCGATGTTCAGCCAGCCAGACCACGCCAAAATTGCCACGGCCAAGTTTTTTCACAAGGATGTAAGGCCCAATTTGAGCACCGGAAGACAGCATAAGGTGACAAGGTGACAAGGTGACAAAATGACAAAATGACAAGGTGACAAAATGACAAGGTGACAAGGTGACAAGGTGACAAAATGACAAGGTCACATGGAATAAGATGTATTTCATTTTGCCTTATAATGAATCTCAACTGAAACTGTATCACTTTCCAGAGCTGAAAAAACAGGTTGCAGGATTGGATTTTTCTTCCTAAAGTGGCAAATCTCCGTCATGTCTCCAGTTCATCCGAATGCCCAAACGCAGAACATGCCCATTTTTCCGCCGCAGGAAAACATTATGTTCCGCTCGTTTGTCAGCTCAAATTCTTCACTGTTGACTGGTGCCGCAACCATCGCCCACAGTTTGGGCCTGTTTTTGCCGAAAGCCACGGCCTCAATCTGGATCCACGGCACATCAATCGAAGCCTTTCAATCGGCGCGCTCCCTGATTTTTCGCCTGCAACACCACATTCGCCCCGGTCGGTGGACTTTTACCGGAATTGACTTTGACACCTTGAAGTGGCTGCAGAAACGCTACATTGATGATTTCGTGTATCTGCCACCAGTTTCAGTCTCACTGAGCACCAATCGTTTCTTTCAATCGGTTCGACCACAGGCATTGGTGATTCTCGGATCGGGCGAAGGATTGTCAAAAGCTGTCTTTTCAAAGGCTTGCCAGCAAAATATTCCAGTCATCTGGACCGAAATTGACGAAATGGTGGCCCCACAGATTCAACAGTTGTGGAAAGCCGGGGATCTTCACCCAGCACATTCCAGGTTTGGTGTCCAAACATCACTCCTGGAAGAGCAACTTCAGACATCGGGTATACCCGCACCGTTCGTTTCGGTCACGGGCAGTCTGCAGTATGAATTTGACCCAGAACAGTCTCAACTTTCCCGCAAACGAGTGTGTGCTGAACTTGGGATTTTACCTGAATCTGAGATTGTCGTTGCACCGCAAATTCATCCAGGTGAGGAACAAATCTTGTGTGAGGCGGTGCGTCAACTTCGTTGGACCCGGCCATTCATCAAACTGGTGCTTGTGGTGTATTCAGACGCTCAACTTCAGGAGATCCACCGCTTGCTTTCCAGGGCTGGTGTGACAGCTCATGTGGCTGGCGAACCCGGCACCACTCCTGATTCCGAAGTGGTCATCTGCCCAACTTCGTTTGATTCGAGCGTCCTCACGTATCAAGCTCAGGTTGTTCTTGTGGGCGGAAGTTTTGTTCCAAATGCCAGGACCCACAATCCAATCGCCGCCGTGCAGCTCAGGAAACCAGTTGTGGCGGGGCCATACCTGACGCCATTGGTGGCAGCGACCCGTCAACTCCTGCACGTAAGTGTTATTCAATCCATTGATCAAAAAACACTTACCGATACAGTGGAAGCCGTCCTCAGTCATCCTGAGACCTATCAGCCCAGACTGGATTCGGCACATACCTTTGTTCGGAACCTGAATGGTGCCGCTGGGAAACTTTTTGGTTTGATTCAATCCTCAGTTGAGAAGTCTTCTCCCCAGCTACCAGCAAGAAATAAGCTTGCCCCAACAGTTCGCGACCAAATCGGGCAAAGTCGAGCGTGGAAATTGCTGGCCCAGCCGCTGACCAAACGTCGTATTCCTGATCTGGATGCCTTGCGTCAGAGGCTTGGAAATCCAGAGACCATTTTGTGTCTCGGCAATGGCCCATCATCAGAAGACCCGGCGGTTTTTGACGTCCAGTATGACGCCCTGTTTCGGGTCAATCATCTCTGGCAACAACGTGGACGGCTGGTTCATCCGGATGTGGTTTTTGTGGGAACTCCCGACACGCTCAAGAAAGTCAGACCTTGCATTTACGGATTTTCCTCAGTGCGAAAAGAATATGGGATGCTCCTGCGGAATTTGTGGACGTCAGGGCTACAGCCGATTGCATATTGTACAGTCGAGCGATTGTGCAACTTTCAGGAATACAGTCGAACCGATAAGCTTTCCAACGGCACCCTGATGGTCATGGTGGCGGCGGCGTTACGTCCCAAACGGCTGATTATTGGCGGGATTGATCTGTACCGGCATCCGGATGGACGGTATCCGGGTGATTTTCATGCTAGCAACAACTACGCTCCGGTGCATGATCGCAATACCGAACTGGACGTCATCACAACGACATTGCGCGACTTTCCCAATGAACTCGTCATTATTGGCGATGTCTTGCGCCAATCCTTGATTCAATCAGGAATCAATATTGGGCGGAAAAACCAGGGCTGAGGGCAATCAAAGGGATGAGGGATGAAGGATGAGGGATGAAATAAAACCAGTTCTTCAGCCCATTTTCTTCAGCCCTCAGTCCTGGTTTTCTCAGTCCTGGAAAATATATGGAAACCCCAATTCGCGTGTATGTTGGTGCAACTGAAGAACATCTCGTCCCCTGTGGAGTGCTTGAGTACTCTATTCAGAAACACACCACCTCACCAGTCACGGTTTTGCCGCTCTATCAAAGCGGAATTGAAATTCCGGTTCCAAAAGATCCGGCAAATCGGCCATTCACCAAATTTTCCTTTCAGCGTTTTCTGATTCCTGAAATTCAATCGTTTTCCGGGAGAGCGATTTACCTTGATTCGGATATGCTGGTGTTCCGCGATATTCGCCAATTGTGGGAGCACCCCTTTGACGGGGCACACTTGCTGGCGGTTCAACACCCTGAGAAAAAACAAATGGTTCAGTTTAGTGTGCTGGTGCTGGACTGTGCGGCGCTGGGATGGAATATCCGGGACATTGTGGCTGGGCTGGACCAGAATCAATTCACCTACGGGCAGTTAATGGACGGGAGAGCTGTTGTCAAAAATATCGGAGTCACGATTTCATCTGCGTGGAATGATCTGGATCATTTTGACCGGCAACATACAGCACTGCTTCATTTTACGAGAGTCACAACCCAACCCTGGTTGTCGCACCGCAACCCGCTTGGCTATCTCTGGTTTGAAGCTCTGTTTCAGGCTCTGGATAATAGTCAGATCCAGCTTGAGTTGATCAAAGACCATGCTCAACGAGGGTTTTTGAGACCCTCAGTCTTGTGGCAAATTGAACACCGTGTCGCTGATTCCCAAACCATCCCCAAATCGGTTTTAACTGAACTCGACGCCCGGTTTGTGTTTCCTTCTTATCGGAAACCGTTGCTGAAGAATCAACTTCGACAGCTTTTCAACAAAGTGCGGACAACGTTTGGGGGCTAAGGGCAGGGTTTGGGGTTCGGGGTTCGGGGTTCGGGGTTCGGGGTTTGGGGTTCGGGGTTCGGGGTTTGGGGTTTGGGGTTCGGGGTTCGGGGTTCGGGGTTCGGGGTTCGGGGTTCGGGGTTCGGGGTTCGGGGTTTTCGATTTTTGGTTTTTTTTTTCATTTTTGTTTTTTAAATTCTGAACCTAACCCTGAACCCTGAACCCTGAACCCTGAACCCTGAACCCTGAACCCTGCTTATGTCTTTTCTTTCAACGCTTTCGCCCAGTCAGATCGTTCACGAACCGTTTCCGCATATCGTAGTGGAAAATGCACTTCCAGAGCCGCTTTGCCGGCAATTGACCCAGGATTTTCCGCCACTGAATGTCTTTACCAAAGGTCAGCCTTATCGCGATAACCAAAAGCTGTATTATCACGCACTCCCGGCACTGACTGAAAATCATCTTTCACCATCCTGGAAAAGCCTGATGGCTGATTTTTTGCATCCACAAACCTGGTCAGAGATTTGCCGGTTGTTCCAACCAGCCATCTTGAATGCGTACCCTGATTTTGAATCTCGTTTTGGCAAACCTGACCAGTTGAGGTCTGGAGTCAGACTTCGTGAAGGCTTCACAACCTGTGACCTGTTGCTCGACTCGATGTTGTTGATTCACACCCCGATTACAGGTTCACCTTGTATCGAACGCGGGCCGCACCTGAAGCTGTTTGACACGCTTTATCTTGGGTATCTCTTTCTTCGATCTGAAGATGACCAGGCAGAAGGTGGTGATCTCGAATTCTTCTCCGTGAAACCAGGGGCAACGGTGTGTTTGAATCAACGCAAGACGGTTGATCGCGAAATACTCAAGCTTGAAAAAGTCATTCCTTACCGGGTCAATACATTGGTTTTGTTTCTCAATACACCCCGATCCATTCAGGGCTTATCAGCGCGGACAGCATCCAGATTTCCAGTGATGAATTTTCATTTCAATGCTCATTTTCGAAAACCGTTGTTTCACGTGAAAGATAAGCCAGGCACAGTGGTGAAAGATTTTCTTGAACGGAATACCCGTCGCGTCATCAGCTTCTTTTCAAATACTTGAGAACGGTGTACTCATTATGAGGGATGAATGATGAAAGAGCTATTTGATTGAAAATCAGGGAGTTCGCTCATTCATAATTCATAATTCATAATTCATAATTCATTATGCTGCAAACCCTTCTGGACGGTATTGACACTCATCAGATTTTGACCGATCCGTTTCCACATCTGGTGGTGCCACAGGCACTGCCCGAAGCACTCCATCAGCAACTTCTGGCTGCCTATCCGCCGCTGGAAATCCTGACATTTGGGGCTCAGTATTTGAGCAACCAGCGATTTAACCTGATGGGATCAGACGTCATGAACAATCCGAAGATTGATCCGGTCTGGCGGGAATTTGTGCACCTCCACGTCTCTGAACTGTTCTTGCGCCAGATGGTTCAACTCTTTAAAACGTCATTGCTTGCCAGGTACCCGAATTTTGAGAAAAACATTGGCCCACTCTCTTCGTTGCGACCTGGATTGCGGCTGGTTGATGACTACCAAAAGGCAGACGTGTTGCTTGATGCCTTGCTCGCGGTCAACACCCCCGTCACGGATGCTCCGTCGTCAGTGCGTCGGGGGCACGTGGATTGGCCCAATAAACTTTTTGTGGGGCTCTATTACTTACGGCATCCGGAAGACACGGCGGAAGGCGGTGAACTTGAGTTGTACCGCTTTGCTGGAAGCCGCCACCGAATGCAGAAAGCGTCAATTGAAGATCAGTACATCGAGGTTGTGAAAACAATCCCCTATCACAGCAACACCTTGATCATGTTTTTGAATTGCATTGATGCGCTTCATGGGGTGACAGTCCGGCAGGTAACGCCATTCCACCGATGCTTTGTCAATTTACTGGTTGAAGTCGAACACCCACTGTTCAATCTGGACAAATACCAATCGCAGTGGTGGAAACGGGCCAAGGCACTGGTTCTTTTTCAGTGAAGATGAAAGGTAACCATGAAAAAGTATTCTTTTCTCAATCCAGACATTTTGGGGCAGGTTAATCTGGCTACCGTTCGCGAACAGCAGCCGTTTCCCTGGGTTTCATTTCAGGAACTCATCACGCCTGACGGTTTTGAACGACTGTCTCAGGAGTTCCCCGCGCTTGAATGGTTTGAAAAGCACGAAAACCACCCTCGGAAAACCAATCAACGGCCACACAATCGGTTTTATCTGGAGTATCACCAGGTGTATTTTTCCGCCCACAAACGCCAGCCAACAGCCTGTATCAAACACCACGACCTGTCACCAGACTGGCAACAATTCATCACGGAGTTGAAAAGCCCCGAATACCTTCAATTTCTGACACACTTCTTTGGAACCTCAGCCTTCCACCTGCAATTTTCCTGGCATATCGGCATTACCCATTCCGAAGTATCTCCGCATTGTGATTGGGTTGGAAAACTTGGAACCCATTTGTTTTACTTCAATACACAGCACGACTGGTCAGAAAGCTGGGGCGGTCAAATCATTGTGCTCGGAGGAAAACAAACCGAAGCTATGAACCCGGAATTTGAAGATTTTGAAACCCAACAGGCCATACCTTTTTTGGATAATCGGAGCGTTCTGTTCCAAAACAGTCCTTCGTCCTGGCACGGAGTGCGTCCGTTGACCTGTCCCGAAGGCAAATATCGTCGGCTGTTTAATGTGATTCCAACCCGGCTGAGTCGTCCACAGCAGGTGATCCATCAGGTCAAACGACTGACGCAAGGCTTAGGACTGAAGAAAACGGGCTGAAGAAAACGGGCTCGGATTTGAGGGCTGGGAAAATTCAGGTTTGACACCTTTCCATCTACGGCTGGCGAAGCCCGAGAACTATCGAGTAAGCTAGGAAAACCACACCTTTATGTTCACTGCCCGTCCGGGCGAAAATGAATCTTCCCAATAGAAGAAAGGATTCGTCTGTGCTGAAGTCATTGAAACTCAACGGAGTTGGACCGGTTCAAGGTCTTGAGGCTTCGTTTGGAGAGCGACTCAACCTCATCACTGGTGATAATGGCCTGGGGAAGTCGTTTTTGCTGGATACCGTTTTTTGGGCACTGACTGGAACCTGGCCTGGTGGACGAATTGCACTTCCCGAGTCAAACGGGAAGAAAGAGAAACCCTTAATCGAGTACCATCTGGCTGGGAAAAAAGGACCAACGAAAGACTTAAAGAAAGCAGAGTTCAGCTATCACGCCCAAACCTGGAAGCGAAAACCTGGGCGACCTGTAATGCCTGGGTTGGTGATTTATGCCGCCATTGATGGGAGCTTTGCGGTGTGGGACCCGGCTCGCAACTACTGGCGGGATTTAGCGACTGGAGAAAAAGAAATCACAGACCAGCCGAGAGCCTATCAGTTCAGCCCCGAGTCGCTTGCTAAGGGGTTAGTGGAGAAAGACCGAACTCTGTGTAATGGCCTCATTCAAGATTGGGTCAACTGGTATTACGAGTACTTACAAGGCACGGAGGAAAGTCCATTTAAGTATCTGAAGACCGTTGTGGCCGCGCTGTCACACCCACAAGAACCGTTGGATTGTGACAAACCTAGACAAGTATACATTGACGATACTCGAAGATTTCCAACTTTGAAGATGCCGTATGGAATTGTCCCTTTTCCACACTGGTCAGCCGGAGTTCGGCGAGTTATTAGTTTTGCTTACCTGCTGGTCTGGTCCTGGTATGAACATCAGCAAGCTGCCAGATTGCGCCATGAAACGCCAACTGATCAATTGATTCTAATCATTGATGAAATCGAAGCCCACCTTCATCCAAAATGGCAGCGAACCATTTTACCTGCGTTGCTTCAGGTTGCAGCACAGCTCCAGAGTCAACTTCAAATTCAGATTTTTACCGCCACCCACTCGCCATTGATTTTGGCTTCGACGGAGCCTTATTTCGACAATCAAAAGGACAAACTGTTCTGGTTTGATCTCAGGGAGAAAACGGTTCATTTTCAAGAGTATCCGTGGGCGATTCAGGGAGATATGGTTGGCTGGTTGACATCGGAAATTTTTGGACTCAAACAGGCCCGATCCCGTGAGTCTGAACAGGCCATCACTGCCGCTGAAGCTTTTATGCGTGGAGATTTTAGACAATTACCAAAGGGGTTACAGACCAAAGAAGAAATTCATGCGGCACTGGTCCGTTGCCTGCCAGGGCTTGATCCATTCTGGCCACGGTGGATTGTCGAGGTGAATCCATGATTCGATTTACCCCACAACCTGAATCACTAATGTTTGAAACGCGATGCCGACAAAGAGGACGTCAATGGCTGGAAAGAAACCCTGGCTATGATCGGCCTCGGGATTACTGGTCTGAGTTTGAACCTGACTTGCACAATGCTTTCAATGGGCTTTGTGCTTACTGTGTCATATCAGTGATGAAAGGCCAGATAGATCATTTTATCCCCATATCAGTTATCGCCAAAAGTGGTTTGAAATGTATCGAACCCGAAAACTAACCCTTGAAGGTTTAAAAGATGTTGCACCCCAAATCGCCCGAGCTGTTGAAGTCGACCTGCACAAAGGCACAGACTGGCGCTTCCCTGAACCCTGAACCCCAAACGGATGACAGGCTGACAGAATGACAAGGTGACAGGCTGATTGTTTCATCCCTCATCCCTCATCCCTCATCCCTTCAAAAAACCCTAAACCCTAACTTCTATGTACACATCACTCAAACCTGAAAAGCACAATCATTCGCATGCCCCAAACAAATTTTCGGTGCTCCCGACGCCGGTCCGGTTAAATGCACTGTTTGAGTACACCGGCAAAGGCGTCACCATTGCCTTTCTGGATTCAGGGTTTTACCCGCATCCTGATTTGACAATGCCGACCAATCGGATTCTGGCCTATGTGGACATTACCAACCCGGAGGCTACGCTTGACCCGGATGCCGAACCCGAAGGTATTGCCTGGCACGGAACGCAAACCTGTGTCGCCGCAACTGGCAACGGATACTATTCTGACGGGGCGTATCGTGGCGTCGCGTCAGATGCCAAAGTGGTACTGGTTAAAGTCAGTCAGGATGGAAAGATTCCCGAAGAAAACATCGCCAAAGGCATTCGCTGGGTGATTGACAACAAAGACAAATACAACATCCGCGTGGTCAACATTTCGCTTGGTGGCGATGAAGACGTTTCTTACAAGGAAAATATCGTTGACCAGGCGGCTGAGGAAGCCGTCAGCAAAGGACTGGTCATTGTGGTGGCAGCCGGGAATTCAGGAGACTCAGCCGAACATTTCACGGTGCCGCCAGCCAATTCGCCATCGGTGATTACGGTTGGCGGTTCGGACGACAAAAACCGCTTTGGAAATAAAACCGTTGACCTGTACCACTCCAACTGGGGGCCGACGGCGGATGGCATTCTCAAACCTGAAATTGTGGCGCCGGCGATTTGGGTGGCGGCGCCGATTTTGCCCAATACTCCACTCTACAAGAAGGCTGAAACCCTGGCCGAACTGGCTGGCGTGCCGGATTTTATGCTCAAGGAAATTGTGCGCGAGCGCGGCAAAGACGCCGGTTTGCCAGCCAATGCTCACACGCTCCCGACTGAGAAAATCCGCGCTCTGATGGAAGAACAACTCAAACGCGACAAACTCGTCGCCGCTCACTATCAACACGTGGATGGAACGTCATTTGCCGCCCCGATTGTGTCGTCAGTGGTGGCGCAAATGCTCGAAGCCAATCCCAAGCTGACACCCACGGCGATTAAACACATTCTGATTTCCACGGCAGATCGCATCCAGGGGAAATCACTGATTCGTCAAGGGTATGGAGTGATTAACGTTCAGCGGGCCGTCGGTGTCGCCAAACAGGAGCAGTTCACCATTGGCGAAGAATATTTCCTCCCTCCGCGCATCGAAGGCGAGCATCTGGTGTTTTATTATCACGACGACTGGGCCAAAACTGTGTCGTTGGCGGGTGATTTCAATAAGTGGGAAGCCGGGTTTACGCCATTTGTCCGCAATGAGAAAGGCGTCTGGCGGGCTCAGATCGAATTGCTTCCGCCAGGGCAACACCGTTACAAGATTGTGATTGATGGGAACCGCTGGATTGAAGACCCCAGCAATGGACTCAAAGAAACCGATGGATACGGAGGGTTCAATTCCGTTCTCCATATTTCCTAAAAACCAGGAAGTGACAACCATGGGCATCCCAAAACACAAATTAATCCTTTCGATTGAAGAGTATCTGGCCAGTGAGCGTGACGTTGAAATTCGTCACGAGTATGTGATGGGGTACGTTTATGCCATGGCCGGTGCAAGTAACCGACACAACCGGATTGCTGGGAATCTGTATATTCGTCTGGATGAACACCTGGCTGATGGCCCGTGTGCGCCGTACATTTCAGACATGAAAGTGAAAGTGTCTGAGAGTGCCGTGTATTACCCAGACGTAGTTGTGGCGTGTGATAATCCGTGGAAAGATCCGTATTGCTGCACCCATCCAGTGCTAGTCGTAGAGGTTCTTTCCCCAAGCACTCAGCGCATTGATCAGAGTGAAAAACTTGCGGCCTACCAAAACATGCCTTCCATTCGTGACTACTTGATTGTCGCTCAGGACCAGATGCGGGTGGATTTACACCAACGGCAGGAAAACGGTGACTGGGTACATCTGATTTTCACTCAGCCTGACGAAGTCGTGGAGTTTGTCTCAATCGGGTTGAGTCTCCAGGTTTCTGATATCTACCGTGGCGTGCAGTTTGAAGAATGATGTTGTCACTGCCAGGTTACGGAAAGGACGCTCCCGGCATGGGATTTCAATGGGCACTCCTCATTTTGATGGTGCTGGTGGTCGGCGGGACATTAACCTGGGCGACAACCTGCCGGGCTGAGTCCATGATTCAACGGTGGGCTGATGGCAATGGGTACCAGATTGTCCGGCTGGAATGGCGCTGGTTTCGACTTGGCCCGTATTTTTGGAAAACATCCAAAAACCAGATGGTCTATCGGGTGGAAC encodes:
- a CDS encoding protein kinase — encoded protein: MLSSGAQIGPYILVKKLGRGNFGVVWLAEHRTSVVTTQVALKLPIEEDIDVEAVKREAAIWVKASGHPNILPIISADVFQGQIVIVSEYAPGGSLYDWLERHGGKAPSVGVAVTLLNGILQGLEHLHERRIIHRDLKPANILLQGDIPRLADFGIARVLKSTSSASLVSGTPLYMSPESFDGKRSEQSDLWSVGVMAYQLLTGNFPFPGGDFMAIVGKVAFAEPEPLPAYVPEPLQAIIHRALRKKPDERFRSAREMREALWKAAYSVSLPGRPLSQAETVSATAPPTPLQKRTDTLPLAASHPNLPHPQPTQVVPDAIPTVPAPPMAGQTAAPPHLIASLPGTERVPIPQRSFPIGLLLGVATVILVSLGLVVGGSLWVFRDKLPAFSLSGTTPIGSSPVSSPSPPLGGNPASGGISELKLNGSFDNIIDMDFSADASKVLCGNFNGTLTLFDLTTNQKLLELDDDQKTLSSVKMTGDGKYAASAGYSDGAQIVRLWNLETGKVVAKISEPLVGVGGLSFSGDGSQLATGFNPRTNITLLEVPSGKKLRTIPVRTAIHTLAFSKDGKYIVAGCYNGDVEIFEAATGTAIAQSKGDGKQVYCLAISKDSRLVAAGFEDGRIKLIDLTSGEAVKILERHGAQVWRVAFAPNGKALASTSLDKTVRQWDLATGKELNRFQPEGHVMQCLAYTPDGSEIRVGHANSLIHGWQLK
- a CDS encoding glycosyl transferase; translation: METPIRVYVGATEEHLVPCGVLEYSIQKHTTSPVTVLPLYQSGIEIPVPKDPANRPFTKFSFQRFLIPEIQSFSGRAIYLDSDMLVFRDIRQLWEHPFDGAHLLAVQHPEKKQMVQFSVLVLDCAALGWNIRDIVAGLDQNQFTYGQLMDGRAVVKNIGVTISSAWNDLDHFDRQHTALLHFTRVTTQPWLSHRNPLGYLWFEALFQALDNSQIQLELIKDHAQRGFLRPSVLWQIEHRVADSQTIPKSVLTELDARFVFPSYRKPLLKNQLRQLFNKVRTTFGG
- a CDS encoding 2OG-Fe(II) oxygenase, which produces MKKYSFLNPDILGQVNLATVREQQPFPWVSFQELITPDGFERLSQEFPALEWFEKHENHPRKTNQRPHNRFYLEYHQVYFSAHKRQPTACIKHHDLSPDWQQFITELKSPEYLQFLTHFFGTSAFHLQFSWHIGITHSEVSPHCDWVGKLGTHLFYFNTQHDWSESWGGQIIVLGGKQTEAMNPEFEDFETQQAIPFLDNRSVLFQNSPSSWHGVRPLTCPEGKYRRLFNVIPTRLSRPQQVIHQVKRLTQGLGLKKTG
- a CDS encoding AAA family ATPase — its product is MLKSLKLNGVGPVQGLEASFGERLNLITGDNGLGKSFLLDTVFWALTGTWPGGRIALPESNGKKEKPLIEYHLAGKKGPTKDLKKAEFSYHAQTWKRKPGRPVMPGLVIYAAIDGSFAVWDPARNYWRDLATGEKEITDQPRAYQFSPESLAKGLVEKDRTLCNGLIQDWVNWYYEYLQGTEESPFKYLKTVVAALSHPQEPLDCDKPRQVYIDDTRRFPTLKMPYGIVPFPHWSAGVRRVISFAYLLVWSWYEHQQAARLRHETPTDQLILIIDEIEAHLHPKWQRTILPALLQVAAQLQSQLQIQIFTATHSPLILASTEPYFDNQKDKLFWFDLREKTVHFQEYPWAIQGDMVGWLTSEIFGLKQARSRESEQAITAAEAFMRGDFRQLPKGLQTKEEIHAALVRCLPGLDPFWPRWIVEVNP
- a CDS encoding S8 family serine peptidase translates to MYTSLKPEKHNHSHAPNKFSVLPTPVRLNALFEYTGKGVTIAFLDSGFYPHPDLTMPTNRILAYVDITNPEATLDPDAEPEGIAWHGTQTCVAATGNGYYSDGAYRGVASDAKVVLVKVSQDGKIPEENIAKGIRWVIDNKDKYNIRVVNISLGGDEDVSYKENIVDQAAEEAVSKGLVIVVAAGNSGDSAEHFTVPPANSPSVITVGGSDDKNRFGNKTVDLYHSNWGPTADGILKPEIVAPAIWVAAPILPNTPLYKKAETLAELAGVPDFMLKEIVRERGKDAGLPANAHTLPTEKIRALMEEQLKRDKLVAAHYQHVDGTSFAAPIVSSVVAQMLEANPKLTPTAIKHILISTADRIQGKSLIRQGYGVINVQRAVGVAKQEQFTIGEEYFLPPRIEGEHLVFYYHDDWAKTVSLAGDFNKWEAGFTPFVRNEKGVWRAQIELLPPGQHRYKIVIDGNRWIEDPSNGLKETDGYGGFNSVLHIS
- a CDS encoding Uma2 family endonuclease produces the protein MGIPKHKLILSIEEYLASERDVEIRHEYVMGYVYAMAGASNRHNRIAGNLYIRLDEHLADGPCAPYISDMKVKVSESAVYYPDVVVACDNPWKDPYCCTHPVLVVEVLSPSTQRIDQSEKLAAYQNMPSIRDYLIVAQDQMRVDLHQRQENGDWVHLIFTQPDEVVEFVSIGLSLQVSDIYRGVQFEE